The genomic region TTTGAGGAATTCTTTGGTATGAACCAAAGCCAAATCCTTTTCTTTAGCTGGGTCCGGCTTGTATACATAGAGATCCGCAAGTTTAGGATCTTGTTTTACGAGATTATAAACCATTTGGTATTTCCTTGCCGGAAATACATGGGGGCCCAGATCCATGTTATAATCTGGGTGATAAACCAAACCAATTCGTTCTAACTGCTTCTCCAAGGAGAGGACGCCTATTTTTGGTTCATTCTATTTTCCGGTTTCCGTTCGTAAAGAGGAAATATTCGCTGGAACAACGGAAGGCGTTTGTCTACAATTGCCGTTCATGAAAATCCTGAACGGGAAAAAAACCAAAATCGTCTGCACCATCGGGCCCGCCTCTTCTTCGGAAGAGACCGTTCTTTCCATTCTCAAAGCCGGAATGGATATCGCTCGTATGAATTTTTCGCACGGCACTCACGATTCTCACAAAAGAGTGTACGACACTCTTCGTAAATGTGAACAAATTACGGGGTTTCCTTTGGGAATTATGGCCGATCTGCAAGGACCCAAAATTCGAACCGGAAAATTAAAACTCAATTCCGTTCTACTCCACAAGGATCAGGAAATTACCATCGTCCCCGACGCGGAGTATCAAGGAGACGAACACACGATCGGTTGTACTTATCCCAATTTGATAAACGACATCAAGGACGGCGATAGAATCCTCATCGACGACGGTAAGTTGGTCTTGAAAGTCGCTTCGAAAAAATCGGATTCTGCGGTTCTTAAGGTGGTCGTGGGTGGAATTTTATGGAGCAACAAGGGAATCAATCTTCCCGGTACTCCGATCTCCGCTCCGGCTCTTTCCGAAAAAGACATAGAGGATTTAAAATTCGCCCTTTCTCTCGGAGTCGATTACGTTGCGCTCAGCTTTGTTCGCACCGGAGCCGACTTGGAACTCGCGCGATCCCTTCTGGAAGGAACTTACACGGGGCTCATCGCAAAGATTGAAAGACCGGAAGCGATCGGAAACATTGAGGACATCATAGAACGCGCGGACGGAATCATGATCGCGAGAGGAGATCTCGGCGTGGAGATCGATACCGAAAAGGTTCCCATTCTTCAGAAAGAATTGATCTATAAACTCAACCAAGCGGGAAAGCCCGTGATCACTGCGACTCAGATGTTAGAATCGATGATCGAAAATCCGAGACCGACCCGAGCCGAAGCGAGCGACGTGGCCAATGCGGTGATGGACGGAACGGACGCGGTGATGTTATCCGCGGAATCCGCGAGCGGACATTATCCCGTGGAATCGGTGGAGATCATGTCCAAGATCATTCAAGAAACGGAAACCATCGATCATATCTATGAGATTCATTGGAATATAAAAAAGACGTTCTTGGAATCGGAAAGGACCGCGCTCGGAAACGCCGCGAGAGAAATCGCACACGGAATTCACGCAAAAGCGATCGTGAATTTTACGAGAAGCGGCTACTCCGCTCTGATCACATCGGAGATGAGACCGAAGGTTCCGATCTATTCCTTTACGCCGTTTGCGACCACCGCGAGAAAGATGAAATTGTATCGGGGAGTGATTCCTTTTGTAATGCCGTTTTTTACGAGACTGGAGGACATGATCGCCTATATGAATCAGAAACTCAAAGAGGACGAGTTTCTTTTTCCGGGAGACAAGGTCGTGATTCTTTCCGGCGCCCCGGGAACCACCGTGCGAAGCGTGGATTTTTTACAGATCTATAAGATCCATTGAATATTCTATTTTTTGAATGTTCTCGACCCGATCGTAAAGAAAACGTTCGATACGATCGGGAATATAAACCGGGAACTCATATCTATTTACCTGACTAACAAAACGCGTCTATTCTTAATTAGACGTGCACAACGACGGAGCGATCAGGGAAGAATTCTCCGTAAGAACTTTGGTTGCGCCGTCGTGATTGAAAATGTCGATTCCTCCTCCGGAACTCCAAAAATCGATCGTGGGCGGATTGTGATCCCAGTTGTTATTCTGAGCGAACAACTCGGGCACGAGTAAGGACCCGTGATCGATAAATACATCCCGGATCGTATTGCAGAAGATCCAATTTCGTCCGAGACTTCCCGCAGGACCGCCTCCCAAATCCAATTTCAAATCGAACAAAAGAATTCCGCTCCCGTTGTTTTGAATCCAGTTCTTTTCGACGCGATTGATCGAAGTCGCCCCTTCCTGGTAGATCCCGATCGAATTGTTACGAATAATATTGTTATCAATCAAGTTTGAACCCGATTGATAAACGTAGATCCCGGTAGCGCCGTTGTTTCCGTCGATCACGCTGTTGTTTCGAACGGTAGCATTGTTTGCGTAATACAAAATAATCCCGGACGCCATCGAATCGGACATACGATTCGTGATCTTAAAACCCCCGATCACGGAATTGCTCGCAAGAATCACAGCGGGAGAAAACGGGGAAGGAATCAGGTTCCCTCCGCCTTCGATTGAGGTCGATCCGAAATTCGGCGAAGAACCCGAGCCCGTGTAATATCCCCATGATCCTCCCTTGGTCGACTCGTCTCCGAGAATCGTAACGCCGGATGCGATTGAAATCGGAAAGATTTCGCCTAACGCGGCATTGTATGTTCCCGCGGCTACGAGAATCACATCCCCGCTTTTCGCCGAAAACGCGGCCTTGGTGATCGTTTTGAACGGCAGAGAAGGTGAAGTTCCCGAATTCGCGTCCTTGCCGTGTAAGGCGTCCACGTAATACGTAACACCCGCAAGCGTAGCAACGGAGAATTTACTCCGGTCCGTTTGCGAATCTCTTACCGTTTTATCGGAAAACAGCGAAAGAAAAACGGAAACGTTATCCTTTCCTTGGTTTTGGTCAGCACATCCGCCTAATAGCGCGAAGGTGAAAACACAAATGATTAAACTTTTTCTCATTTAATTTCTCCTTTTGAGAATGCGAAATCTAAAAGGAGGCGTCGATCCTGTCAACGCGATCGATAAAAACAAAATTTTTGAATATATTAAAAATATATTCAAAATTATAGATATACTTTCCGGATTTTATAAATTTGGTAGCGAAAGAAAGGGAAAAATTGCGGTCTTATCGATTTCGGTTATCGTATCCCAGATGATCCCAACGAACATTTCCTAATATTATAATTTTATAAAAACGTTTTACGGAACAAAACACGTCCTGGTTCGTTTCACAGACCCTTTCGGTCAGATCGTTTAAATTCGCCGATAAATATGTAAATAGAAACATTCCTACGATTTGATCCGCTTCGATCGGTCCGATCGTTCTTGAATCCAAGGAATCGTCCCGGTTGTCCCCGAGAAGATAGAACTCTCTTTCGCCTAACGTCAATTTCGGAACGGAAACGAACGTGGGTTGGCTTCTGCTTTCGAAGATCGGAACCGAATGTTCGCCGATATGCTCCGTTAAGACGATGAGATTTTTCGGATTCAGACCGGTTTTCCATTCTTCCGCTCGAACCTGCGAAACTTCCAACGGAAACGTTTCACCGTTTACGGAAGTTCTCAGAACCTTAAATCCCTCCGGCGAGACTTCCTCCCAAAGTTCTAGTTTGTCTCCGGGAAGGCCGACGATTCTCCCCAAAAAACTGCGATCGGAATTCTTATCCTTATACGCGACGATGTCTCCGCGTTTGAGTTCTTTCGTTTCGAACAATTCGGTCATGTAAAAAGAATCGTTCACGTTCAAACTCGGCATCATTCCCGAGGAAAGTTGAATCTTAGCCCTGAGAACCCGATCCTTATAAAGCGCGTCGATCAAAACCGTTGAAACGAGCAGGAATAAAAACGAAATCGGTAAAAACCAATATGCGGAAGGAAAGATCCGATTCGAACCGTCCCGATCGGTTTCGTTTTTCTCTTTCGACTCGGAACGAAGAGTCGCGTAGATCAAAATTCCCCACAAAAAAAGAAGATACACGATCAACGTGATCAGTGCGGTTCTTCCGGAACCGTTTACAAAAGCGGAATACGTCCAAAGAGCTCCGAACAATCCAGAAAGCATCGCGACCAAAAAAAACCAACCGAAGAATTTCCGGTCCTTGAGATAATAAAAACCGTACGGAGGCAGGAATAGATTCAGCAGGATCGCGATCGTTTTACGTTTCATGTATATTATAAAATTCGAATACCCGGAAACTGTTTGAATTCCTTCAGAATCTGATGCGAAATTTTCGTCTTCATGTCCCTGCGTTCCCGAACGTGGGTCAGATAACGCAGAGAGAAAAGAATTCCGCCCTCTTCCAAAGAAAGATAAACGATGGGAGACGTTTTTCCGAGACGAACCAGATAGTTTTTGGAAAGTTCCTGAAGCGTATAATCGATTTCACCCTGATCGATGATCGCGTTGTTGCGTATGATTCCGTTTAAAAGTTCTTCCGCTTTTTCGAAATCGGAATCGTACGGAATTTTGATTCTCATCTCGTCCCAAACGTAATTCATCTTGTCCTTCACGACGATCACTTGACGAAGAATCACGAAGTGATTCGGAAAGTGCACGAGACGGTTCGTGGATTGATCGGACTTGGGATCGGAGGAAATTTCCATCAGAGTAAAACGGTTCATCCCGATATTGATGACGTCTCCTCGGACCCCTTCGATTTCGATTCGGTCCCCCACTTCGAAACCGTTGCTTCCGTGGATAAAAAACCAACCCACGAAGTTGAGAGTGATGTCCTTGAGAGAGATTACGATACCGGCTCCGGCCAAACCCATCACGGTGGGAAGATACGAAAGACCCGAAAACACAACCGGCAAAAGAGTGATGAGACCCAAAATGACGAACGACATACGAGCCATCTTTCTTCGGTTGTAACGAGAAGTGACGTCGATGGTGGGTTTGAAAAAATCGAGAACGAGTATGATTACCTTATAGGAAAGAATCAGAAAAAGGATGAAATAAACGATCAAAATCAATTCTTCCGCAAGACCTCGTTCGTTCAGCTTTAGAAGAATGAACGGATTGATGCTTTTCAGAAAATCGATTTCAAAACTCATCCCAGGCCCTTTTGTTTACGAATCGCTAATATGATTTCCTCGGACTCGACCGGAATGTCGAAGATCGGAGAACCTGGTTTTTCCAAAAGAACGAAACGGATGGAACCGCCCACGTTCTTTTTATCGTGAAGCATATGTTTTGCGAGTTCCTTGGACTTCAACTTTGTCTGAAACGGAAGACCGTAATTCTTCAGAGTTTCGATCGTCTGAGTCGTGGTGATCGGATCCAGATTCGATTTTTGTTCGCTTAACAAAAGCGCTGTGACAAGACCGATCGCGACCGCTTCCCCGTGGGAAAACTTTTTGTATTTCGTAACCGATTCGATTGCGTGTGCGGTCGTGTGACCGAGATTTAAAATCTTACGAAGCCCCGTTTCCTTTTCGTCGCTCGAAACAACGTTCGCTTTAAAACGAACGGACTCGGCGATCAAGTAGGGAAGAATCGGAGAATCCACATTCAAATCTTTGAATGAATGCGCCTTCACTTTGTCCCAATATTCTCCGCCGGAAAGAAGGGAATGTTTGATGATCTCCGCCTGACCGCATTTCCATTCCCGTTCCGGA from Leptospira kmetyi serovar Malaysia str. Bejo-Iso9 harbors:
- the pyk gene encoding pyruvate kinase — translated: MKILNGKKTKIVCTIGPASSSEETVLSILKAGMDIARMNFSHGTHDSHKRVYDTLRKCEQITGFPLGIMADLQGPKIRTGKLKLNSVLLHKDQEITIVPDAEYQGDEHTIGCTYPNLINDIKDGDRILIDDGKLVLKVASKKSDSAVLKVVVGGILWSNKGINLPGTPISAPALSEKDIEDLKFALSLGVDYVALSFVRTGADLELARSLLEGTYTGLIAKIERPEAIGNIEDIIERADGIMIARGDLGVEIDTEKVPILQKELIYKLNQAGKPVITATQMLESMIENPRPTRAEASDVANAVMDGTDAVMLSAESASGHYPVESVEIMSKIIQETETIDHIYEIHWNIKKTFLESERTALGNAAREIAHGIHAKAIVNFTRSGYSALITSEMRPKVPIYSFTPFATTARKMKLYRGVIPFVMPFFTRLEDMIAYMNQKLKEDEFLFPGDKVVILSGAPGTTVRSVDFLQIYKIH
- a CDS encoding LIC10774 family surface protein, coding for MRKSLIICVFTFALLGGCADQNQGKDNVSVFLSLFSDKTVRDSQTDRSKFSVATLAGVTYYVDALHGKDANSGTSPSLPFKTITKAAFSAKSGDVILVAAGTYNAALGEIFPISIASGVTILGDESTKGGSWGYYTGSGSSPNFGSTSIEGGGNLIPSPFSPAVILASNSVIGGFKITNRMSDSMASGIILYYANNATVRNNSVIDGNNGATGIYVYQSGSNLIDNNIIRNNSIGIYQEGATSINRVEKNWIQNNGSGILLFDLKLDLGGGPAGSLGRNWIFCNTIRDVFIDHGSLLVPELFAQNNNWDHNPPTIDFWSSGGGIDIFNHDGATKVLTENSSLIAPSLCTSN
- the lepB gene encoding signal peptidase I; this translates as MKRKTIAILLNLFLPPYGFYYLKDRKFFGWFFLVAMLSGLFGALWTYSAFVNGSGRTALITLIVYLLFLWGILIYATLRSESKEKNETDRDGSNRIFPSAYWFLPISFLFLLVSTVLIDALYKDRVLRAKIQLSSGMMPSLNVNDSFYMTELFETKELKRGDIVAYKDKNSDRSFLGRIVGLPGDKLELWEEVSPEGFKVLRTSVNGETFPLEVSQVRAEEWKTGLNPKNLIVLTEHIGEHSVPIFESRSQPTFVSVPKLTLGEREFYLLGDNRDDSLDSRTIGPIEADQIVGMFLFTYLSANLNDLTERVCETNQDVFCSVKRFYKIIILGNVRWDHLGYDNRNR
- a CDS encoding mechanosensitive ion channel family protein; protein product: MSFEIDFLKSINPFILLKLNERGLAEELILIVYFILFLILSYKVIILVLDFFKPTIDVTSRYNRRKMARMSFVILGLITLLPVVFSGLSYLPTVMGLAGAGIVISLKDITLNFVGWFFIHGSNGFEVGDRIEIEGVRGDVINIGMNRFTLMEISSDPKSDQSTNRLVHFPNHFVILRQVIVVKDKMNYVWDEMRIKIPYDSDFEKAEELLNGIIRNNAIIDQGEIDYTLQELSKNYLVRLGKTSPIVYLSLEEGGILFSLRYLTHVRERRDMKTKISHQILKEFKQFPGIRIL
- the aroB gene encoding 3-dehydroquinate synthase, coding for MSLIETVPVNTEHKSVPVHLHTDLSGLSEEIAKLPGVTSIFLITERSIHSLYSKYLEKELDPLGIPVREIYVKGGEKSKHIDRTGDVYNKLIEYGADRKSLILAFGGGVVGDFAGFIASTYLRGIRFVQIPTTLLACVDSSVGGKVAVNADFGKNMIGSFYQPEFVFAPLFALSTLPEREWKCGQAEIIKHSLLSGGEYWDKVKAHSFKDLNVDSPILPYLIAESVRFKANVVSSDEKETGLRKILNLGHTTAHAIESVTKYKKFSHGEAVAIGLVTALLLSEQKSNLDPITTTQTIETLKNYGLPFQTKLKSKELAKHMLHDKKNVGGSIRFVLLEKPGSPIFDIPVESEEIILAIRKQKGLG